From Pedobacter indicus, a single genomic window includes:
- a CDS encoding family 43 glycosylhydrolase — translation MKKNLLAACLMFLFITNVSLTYAQGTSAQTYFTNPIAKGADPWVTKHEGNYYMIAASGKNGGTLTVTKSKTLTEPGEKVTVWETPDTGWNQSCLWAPELHRIGDKWYIYYAAGQSGPPYIYQRSGVLESVTDDPQGEYIDRGILQTGDDPNDYVKTIWAIDVTPMELNGQLYAVWSGWEKNETTDATPQHLYIAEMSNPYTISSKRVKISSPTESWETGGPLNLNEGAQVLQRDGQTFIIYSTRESWLENYRLGQLRLKDPSKSPMDPGNWEKKGPVFLGNEKVHGVGHASFTTSPDDSEWWIVYHSKRTLEPGWDRDVRTQKFTWNDQGEPVFGEPIPAGVEIKRPSGEAEVIGHQHSHRPQLTTGNNPLPVAFGDPYVMKDADGTYYMYGTGGGAKKGFAAYSSTDLKDWKFEGQVYHSDNKNGWGIDAFWAPEVYHHNGKYYLFYSAQWKVNPNNELENFKIGVAVSDKPTGPFIDMYDRPIFDPGYPIIDANVWFEDGKVYLYYSRCCYKHPVESEVSAWAKEKGWYDEIEESWVYGIEMKPDFSGVIGEPELLLRPPLELDVHTWESRSVTAREANRRWTEGSYIFKKNDIYYMMYSANFFGGKNYAVGYATSKSPLGPFVKAAENPILQKNGKVTGTGHNSITFSPDGEDMLCVYHGRTEKTGDERLVFIDRMEVDNNGKIVVHGPTLAE, via the coding sequence ATGAAGAAGAATTTACTTGCTGCTTGTCTGATGTTTTTATTTATTACGAATGTTAGTCTGACCTACGCTCAAGGTACATCAGCGCAAACATATTTTACCAATCCCATTGCAAAAGGGGCCGATCCTTGGGTTACGAAGCATGAAGGGAATTATTACATGATCGCGGCAAGTGGTAAAAATGGCGGAACGCTGACCGTTACAAAATCAAAAACCCTGACCGAACCGGGGGAAAAGGTAACGGTCTGGGAAACGCCTGATACGGGTTGGAACCAAAGCTGTCTTTGGGCTCCGGAACTGCACCGTATTGGCGATAAATGGTATATCTATTATGCAGCGGGGCAGTCAGGGCCACCATATATCTATCAACGATCAGGAGTGCTGGAATCGGTAACCGACGATCCGCAAGGGGAATATATCGACCGTGGAATCCTCCAAACAGGCGATGATCCGAACGATTATGTAAAAACCATCTGGGCAATTGACGTGACTCCAATGGAGCTTAATGGTCAGCTATACGCCGTATGGTCGGGATGGGAGAAAAACGAAACAACCGATGCCACGCCGCAACATTTATACATTGCTGAGATGAGTAACCCCTATACCATCAGTTCGAAAAGAGTGAAAATATCCTCACCGACCGAATCTTGGGAAACAGGTGGCCCACTTAATTTGAATGAGGGTGCTCAGGTATTGCAGCGTGACGGACAAACCTTTATCATCTATTCTACGCGCGAATCCTGGCTAGAGAATTACAGACTGGGTCAGCTACGCTTGAAGGACCCTTCAAAATCACCTATGGACCCAGGGAATTGGGAGAAAAAAGGCCCTGTGTTTTTGGGTAATGAAAAGGTTCACGGCGTAGGCCATGCGAGTTTTACTACTTCGCCGGACGATTCTGAATGGTGGATTGTCTACCATAGCAAAAGAACTTTAGAACCCGGTTGGGATCGGGATGTCCGAACTCAGAAGTTCACTTGGAATGATCAAGGGGAACCCGTATTCGGTGAGCCGATACCTGCGGGGGTGGAGATTAAACGACCAAGCGGAGAAGCTGAAGTCATCGGCCATCAGCATAGCCACCGTCCGCAGTTGACAACCGGAAACAATCCGTTACCTGTTGCTTTTGGTGATCCTTATGTGATGAAAGATGCAGACGGTACCTACTACATGTATGGTACAGGAGGCGGAGCGAAAAAAGGCTTTGCTGCCTACTCATCTACCGATTTGAAAGACTGGAAGTTTGAAGGTCAGGTATACCATAGCGATAATAAAAACGGATGGGGGATCGACGCTTTTTGGGCGCCGGAAGTCTACCACCACAACGGTAAATATTACCTCTTTTACAGTGCACAGTGGAAAGTAAATCCAAACAATGAGTTGGAAAACTTTAAGATTGGCGTAGCGGTTTCGGACAAACCTACAGGGCCATTTATCGATATGTACGACCGACCTATTTTCGATCCGGGCTATCCGATCATCGATGCCAATGTCTGGTTTGAAGACGGAAAGGTTTATTTATACTACTCGCGCTGCTGTTATAAACATCCGGTAGAAAGCGAAGTTTCCGCATGGGCAAAGGAAAAAGGCTGGTATGATGAAATTGAGGAAAGCTGGGTATATGGTATAGAAATGAAACCCGATTTTAGTGGGGTTATTGGAGAACCGGAACTTCTACTAAGGCCACCATTGGAACTGGATGTACATACTTGGGAGAGCCGCTCGGTCACCGCCCGGGAAGCAAATCGCCGATGGACTGAAGGCTCGTACATATTTAAGAAGAATGATATCTATTATATGATGTATTCTGCCAATTTCTTCGGCGGAAAGAACTATGCCGTGGGTTATGCTACATCAAAGAGCCCGCTCGGCCCATTTGTAAAGGCCGCGGAAAATCCCATCCTTCAGAAGAATGGGAAAGTAACCGG